The Coffea arabica cultivar ET-39 chromosome 2c, Coffea Arabica ET-39 HiFi, whole genome shotgun sequence genome includes the window TTTCTATTTCTTCTAATGTCTGTTTGATTTGAATTTAATGCTCCGTGTCAAAATATTTGAAGTGGAACTCATTTTAATGTAAATATTTGTTTATTATTAAAGGCATGTCTATTAGTCCTCCCGAGGTTTCTTCAATACCACATGTGTCTGGGACCGATTCATCCACACCAGTCATGATTAACAGCCCAGTATTTGTAAGCCGTGATACCTGTGATCCCACACAAGAGGGTGGTGAAACACAACAAGAGGGAACCGAAGACACCAATAGGCAGCAAGGAGATGAAGCTGAAGATGATGGTAAATTTCGAGTGCCTAAAAGGAATAAAACATCTGAGGTATGGGAAGATTTCGAtgatttggaagaaaatggCATATATTATGCCATTTGTAAACATTGTAGTAAGAAATTGAATCGGGGAAAAACTAAACAAACCAGCAGCATGTGGAGGCATCGGGAAAACTGTTCcgttagaaaagccaaacttaGAAAGGCCGAGCAGCAAACAAAGATAAACTTTCAGCAAGCGAATGAGCGTTTTCCAACTGTACCATCATTGCACACTGGCAAATTCGATATGAAAACAATGAGAGAGGCTGCTGCACATTGGATCTTGATGCACGAGCATCCTTTCACAATTTTGGAGGAAGAGGGTTTCAACATAATGATGAAACGCGGCTGGCCGGAGTGGCAAAAGATTTCACGCATGACAGCTAAAAAAGATTGTATACAGGTGTACGAGATAGAGAAAAAGAAGTTGAAAAACTTGTTGAGGCATGTACAAAAAGTTAGCTTGACCACCGATATGTGGAAATCAAAGAATCAAAAAATTGAATACATGGTGGTGACCGGACATTGGATTGATGGAAATTGGAAGCTTCAGAAGAGTGTTAAATTTTGTTCATATTCGACCACCACGTCGAGGAGTTGAGATTTCGGATGCAGTTTTCAAGTGTGCAAAGGAATGGGGAATTGAGGGAAAAATTCACACTATTTCTGTGGACAATGCCTCAAACAATGATGTGGCCGTGAGATTGTTGAAAGATGATTTCGGGAGATGCAACAAGCTTTTGGGTAGAGGAAAACTGTTTCATGTTCGTTGTTGCGCCCATATCTTGAACCTTATGGTTCAAGATGGCTTGAAGGATATAGTAGATATTTGTGAAAATATTCGAGATAGTGTGGATTTTGTGAACAAGTCTGATGGTAGGGCATTGCTATTTGCAGAAATTGCTCAACACCTACAAATTCCTGGAAACAAATTGCTCCATGATTGTAGGACGAGATGGAATTCAACATATGAAATGTTGAATTGTGCTATAAAATATAAAGAGGTTTTTCCTCGTTTTCAAGTTCGAGAGCCCCTTTATGAGTCTTGTCCATCTTCAGAGGATTGGGAGAAGGTTGAGAAAGTTTGCACCATTTTAGAGAAGTTCTACACAGCCACACACATAATTTCGGGGAGTGAGTATCCAACTAGCAATCTATTCCTCCCTGAGATTCTAAAGGTGAAGAAACTCTTGGATGCACGAGTgaatgatgaagatgattttgtcCGGAGTATGATTACAAGAATGAAGCTCAAGTTTGACAAATACTGGAAAGAGTGTAATTTATTGATGTCCATTGCAGCTATCTTGGATCCCAAACAGAAAATGCGAGCAATAGAGTTTGCCTTCCCTAAGATGTATTCCGCATATGAAACTCAAGAGAATATCACATATGTTCGAAAAGCCATCTTTGAGCTTTATGACGAGTACGTTGCTATGGCTACAAGTGGAAGTGCAGGGACAGGTTGTTCATTAAATCCTGCATCCGAAATAGTGTGTCCACCTCGAGCAACTGCTGACTATTGGGATGATTTGGATGAGTATTGTGGTGAACTCGAATCCGATGAACCCCATAAGAGCGAGTTGGTGGATTACCTAGACAAGCCTCGCCAACTTCCTAGACAAAATCCGAAGGATTTCAACTGTTTAGATTGGTGGAAAATCAACCGATCAGCATACCCGGTACTCTCTCAGTTAGCGGCTGATGTATTGGCCATTCCTATCACTACCGTTGCATCTGAGGCCACCTTTAGTGCTGGAACTAGGGTGATTGATTCATACCGTGCTTCACTTGCTCCGGAGACAGTCCAAACATTAATGTGTGCAGGCGATTGGTGTAGAAATTTACACGGGgtcaaaaagaaattgaaagtaAGTTATATCTATATGAATTTGTTATTGCAGAGATAAATTAGTATTTATTAGTTTGTTTATTGATTTTAAAGTATTACATTATTTGCATTTCCACTACCTAAATGCAGCCACAGAAAGCTCTCAAAGAATATGAGCTGCCCAATGCTTGAAGTTGTGTAAGGAGCAACTACTTTGCTGAAAATCAGGTCCATCTTTTTGTGAATTCTCATTTTCTTATTCTTAATTTGCCATAAGTTgtgttcaaattttaaatttaaattgtacATAAGTTGGTTGATTTGTCATTTGTGTATGGCTAGGTGTTGTAGATTGTACACCGAAGTTTGAAGATGCATAAGGAGCAAACAAGCTGTTT containing:
- the LOC113721019 gene encoding zinc finger BED domain-containing protein RICESLEEPER 2, whose product is MEIGSFRRVLNFVHIRPPRRGVEISDAVFKCAKEWGIEGKIHTISVDNASNNDVAVRLLKDDFGRCNKLLGRGKLFHVRCCAHILNLMVQDGLKDIVDICENIRDSVDFVNKSDGRALLFAEIAQHLQIPGNKLLHDCRTRWNSTYEMLNCAIKYKEVFPRFQVREPLYESCPSSEDWEKVEKVCTILEKFYTATHIISGSEYPTSNLFLPEILKVKKLLDARVNDEDDFVRSMITRMKLKFDKYWKECNLLMSIAAILDPKQKMRAIEFAFPKMYSAYETQENITYVRKAIFELYDEYVAMATSGSAGTGCSLNPASEIVCPPRATADYWDDLDEYCGELESDEPHKSELVDYLDKPRQLPRQNPKDFNCLDWWKINRSAYPVLSQLAADVLAIPITTVASEATFSAGTRVIDSYRASLAPETVQTLMCAGDWCRNLHGVKKKLKPQKALKEYELPNA